Proteins from one Comamonas flocculans genomic window:
- a CDS encoding thiazole synthase, with translation MSHPASPDDALVLYGEHFSSRLLLGTSRYPSPAILQAAVARARPAMLTASLRRQGAKPDSGRGFWQLLQQMGCRVLPNTAGCRSAQEAITTAQMAREVFATPWIKLEVIGDDYTLQPDTLQLVDAAHALVEDGFKVLPYCTEDLVVCQRLVDAGCQAVMPWAAPIGTGHGPVNPHGLRLLRERLAVPMLVDAGLGLPSHACQVMEWGFDGVLLNTAVALATDPAQMAGAFADAVQAGRAAFLAGAMQPQKSAQASTPVLGTPFWHQGSGAGA, from the coding sequence ATGTCCCACCCCGCCTCCCCCGACGACGCGCTCGTGCTCTACGGCGAGCATTTCTCCAGCCGCCTGCTGCTGGGCACCTCGCGCTACCCCTCGCCCGCCATCCTGCAGGCGGCCGTGGCGCGTGCGCGCCCGGCCATGCTCACCGCGTCGCTGCGCCGCCAGGGCGCCAAGCCGGATTCAGGCCGTGGTTTCTGGCAACTGCTGCAGCAGATGGGCTGCAGGGTGCTGCCCAATACCGCCGGTTGCCGCAGCGCGCAGGAAGCGATCACCACCGCCCAGATGGCGCGCGAAGTCTTCGCCACGCCCTGGATCAAGCTGGAAGTGATAGGCGACGACTACACCCTGCAGCCCGACACCCTGCAGCTCGTCGACGCCGCCCACGCGTTGGTCGAGGACGGCTTCAAGGTGCTGCCCTACTGCACCGAGGACCTGGTCGTCTGCCAGCGCCTGGTGGACGCCGGCTGCCAGGCCGTCATGCCCTGGGCCGCGCCCATAGGCACGGGCCACGGCCCGGTCAACCCGCACGGTCTGCGGCTGCTGCGCGAGCGCCTGGCCGTGCCCATGCTGGTGGACGCCGGCCTGGGGCTGCCGTCGCACGCCTGCCAGGTGATGGAGTGGGGCTTCGACGGGGTGCTGCTCAATACCGCGGTGGCGCTGGCCACCGACCCCGCGCAGATGGCCGGCGCCTTCGCCGATGCGGTGCAAGCCGGGCGCGCGGCCTTCCTGGCCGGCGCCATGCAGCCGCAAAAATCGGCGCAAGCCAGCACGCCGGTGCTTGGAACCCCTTTCTGGCACCAAGGCAGCGGGGCCGGCGCATGA
- a CDS encoding heme biosynthesis protein HemY, with translation MRAALWFLALFGAAVAVAVFAGNNQGTVTVFWPPWRIDLSLNLVLVLLFAGILLIYGALHGLSALRELPRQARRWRQQQKERAMHGAMLDAIAQLLAGRFVRARKAAQAALVQQEALAAADNPPPHGGQLRTLAHVVAAESSHALQDRSGRSEHLALALEALGEHPDSAGQELREGVQLRSARWLLDERDAEGALERLAALPQGAARRTLALRTRLKAARLAGRTRDALETARLLAKHRAFSPEVAATLVRTLATALLDEARDDSQLHGAWQALEPQERTMPEVAIHAARRHLQLGGSAAQARQWLLPAWEQYDTLQEHQRHKLALALEAGLDGMDGHWLGLIEARQRAQPRDAALQYLAASACRHMQLWGKAEQLYSDAGQNASAAGLRARAWCQLAELAERRGDASAAAQAWKRAAQLH, from the coding sequence ATGCGCGCGGCACTGTGGTTCCTGGCACTGTTTGGCGCGGCCGTCGCGGTCGCGGTGTTTGCGGGCAACAACCAGGGCACGGTCACCGTGTTCTGGCCGCCCTGGCGCATCGACCTGTCACTGAACCTGGTGCTGGTGCTGCTGTTTGCCGGCATCTTGCTGATCTACGGCGCGCTGCACGGCCTGTCGGCGCTGCGCGAGCTGCCGCGCCAGGCGCGGCGCTGGCGCCAGCAGCAGAAAGAGCGCGCGATGCACGGCGCGATGCTCGACGCCATCGCGCAGCTGCTGGCCGGGCGCTTCGTGCGTGCGCGCAAGGCCGCGCAGGCGGCACTGGTCCAGCAGGAGGCGCTGGCCGCGGCGGACAACCCGCCCCCGCACGGCGGCCAGCTGCGCACGCTGGCGCACGTGGTGGCGGCCGAAAGCTCGCACGCGCTGCAGGACCGCAGCGGCCGCTCCGAGCACCTGGCGCTGGCGCTGGAGGCGCTGGGTGAACACCCCGACAGCGCCGGGCAGGAGCTGCGCGAGGGCGTGCAGCTGCGCTCGGCGCGCTGGCTGCTGGACGAGCGCGACGCCGAAGGCGCGCTGGAGCGCCTGGCCGCCCTGCCCCAGGGCGCGGCGCGGCGCACGCTGGCGCTGCGCACGCGGCTGAAGGCCGCCCGCCTGGCCGGGCGCACGCGCGACGCGCTGGAAACCGCCCGCCTGCTGGCCAAGCACCGCGCCTTCTCGCCCGAGGTCGCGGCCACGCTGGTGCGTACGCTGGCCACGGCGCTGCTGGACGAGGCCCGCGACGACAGCCAGCTGCACGGCGCCTGGCAGGCGCTGGAGCCGCAGGAGCGCACCATGCCCGAAGTGGCCATCCACGCCGCCCGGCGCCATCTGCAGCTCGGTGGCAGCGCAGCCCAGGCCCGCCAGTGGCTGCTGCCCGCCTGGGAGCAGTACGACACGCTGCAGGAACACCAGCGCCACAAGCTGGCGCTGGCTCTGGAAGCCGGGCTGGACGGCATGGACGGCCACTGGCTCGGCCTGATCGAGGCGCGCCAGCGCGCCCAACCACGCGACGCCGCGCTGCAATACCTGGCGGCCAGCGCCTGCCGGCACATGCAGCTGTGGGGCAAGGCCGAGCAGCTCTACAGCGACGCCGGCCAGAACGCCAGCGCCGCCGGCCTGCGCGCGCGCGCCTGGTGCCAGCTGGCCGAGCTGGCCGAGCGACGCGGCGACGCGAGCGCCGCGGCCCAGGCCTGGAAGCGCGCCGCGCAGCTGCATTGA
- a CDS encoding FAD-dependent oxidoreductase, translating into MYLPALSPGHGRIAILGAGLMGRLLAVALAREGWSVQVHDAGGPEGEASAARVAAAMLAPLAEAAVSEPAVVRMGRYGMRRWPELLGDLGRPVFLQQNGTLIVWHWQDGAEAARLRDKLARTQALLPDLPAAQMLDAAGIARHEPALAGRFHAGLYLPGEGQLDNRQLLAALATRMQELGVATHWHSRKALADFAPGSPGQPDLLLDCRGLGARADWPALRGVRGEVVRVHAPEVTLARPTRLVHPRYAVYVVPRQEHVFVIGATEIESDDLSPASVQSVLELLSAAYALHSGFAQARILEVATQCRPALPDNNPALRMPAARTLQINGLYRHGYLIAPALLDVALQFIREGRSSLAAQFGLRLQMGPETSP; encoded by the coding sequence ATGTACTTGCCCGCCCTCTCCCCTGGCCACGGCCGCATCGCCATTCTGGGCGCCGGCCTGATGGGCCGCCTGCTGGCCGTCGCTCTGGCGCGCGAGGGCTGGAGCGTGCAAGTGCACGACGCCGGCGGCCCCGAAGGCGAAGCATCGGCCGCGCGCGTGGCTGCCGCCATGCTGGCCCCGCTGGCCGAGGCCGCGGTGAGCGAGCCCGCCGTCGTGCGCATGGGGCGGTACGGCATGCGCCGCTGGCCCGAGCTGCTCGGCGATTTGGGCCGGCCGGTGTTCTTGCAGCAAAACGGCACGCTCATCGTCTGGCACTGGCAGGACGGCGCCGAGGCCGCCCGCCTGCGGGACAAGCTGGCGCGCACCCAGGCGCTGCTGCCCGATCTGCCCGCCGCGCAGATGCTGGATGCAGCCGGCATCGCGCGGCACGAGCCGGCGCTGGCCGGGCGCTTTCACGCCGGCCTGTACCTGCCGGGCGAAGGCCAGCTGGACAACCGCCAGCTGCTGGCCGCGCTGGCCACCCGCATGCAGGAACTGGGCGTGGCGACACACTGGCACAGCCGCAAGGCGCTGGCGGACTTTGCGCCGGGCAGCCCCGGCCAGCCCGACCTGCTGCTCGACTGCCGCGGTCTGGGCGCACGCGCCGACTGGCCCGCACTGCGCGGCGTGCGCGGCGAAGTCGTGCGCGTGCACGCGCCCGAGGTCACGCTGGCGCGGCCCACGCGCCTGGTGCACCCGCGCTACGCGGTCTACGTCGTGCCCAGGCAGGAGCACGTGTTCGTCATCGGCGCGACCGAAATCGAGTCCGACGACCTCTCCCCCGCCAGCGTGCAGTCCGTGCTGGAGCTGCTGAGCGCCGCCTACGCGCTGCACAGCGGCTTTGCCCAGGCGCGCATCCTCGAAGTCGCCACGCAGTGCCGCCCGGCGTTGCCCGACAACAACCCGGCGCTGCGCATGCCGGCCGCGCGCACGCTGCAGATCAACGGCCTGTACCGCCACGGCTACCTGATCGCGCCCGCCCTGCTGGACGTGGCGCTGCAGTTCATCCGCGAAGGGCGCTCCAGCCTGGCTGCGCAATTCGGCCTGCGCCTGCAAATGGGGCCGGAGACATCGCCATGA
- the thiD gene encoding bifunctional hydroxymethylpyrimidine kinase/phosphomethylpyrimidine kinase gives MTQAAPTPAAPRYVRVLSIAGSDSGGGAGIQADLKTFSALGCYGMTAITAITAQNTQGVRAIHAVPAQMVREQIDAVVQDIGVDAVKIGMLATPEVVRVVADAIRRHGLRRVVLDPVMVATSGDRLIARETVDALVAELFALAEVITPNLDEAALLLGHGIDGVPALSSAAQALRALGAPAVLLKGGHLPGDWVVDVLATADGRQERLESARIATHNGHGTGCTLSSAIAAFLAQGQPLAQAVRHARGYILGAITAGARVRTGQGHGPLNHAYAPRLQHIVQTS, from the coding sequence ATGACGCAAGCCGCACCCACCCCCGCCGCGCCGCGCTACGTGCGCGTGCTCTCCATCGCCGGCTCGGACAGCGGCGGCGGCGCCGGCATCCAGGCCGACCTCAAGACCTTCAGCGCGCTGGGCTGCTACGGCATGACGGCGATCACCGCGATCACCGCGCAGAACACCCAGGGCGTGCGCGCCATCCATGCGGTGCCGGCGCAGATGGTGCGCGAGCAGATCGACGCGGTGGTGCAGGACATCGGCGTGGACGCGGTCAAGATCGGCATGCTGGCCACGCCCGAGGTGGTGCGCGTGGTGGCCGACGCCATCCGCCGCCACGGCCTGCGCCGCGTGGTGCTGGACCCGGTGATGGTGGCCACCAGCGGCGACCGCCTGATAGCGCGCGAGACGGTGGATGCGCTGGTGGCCGAGCTGTTCGCGCTGGCCGAGGTGATCACGCCCAACCTGGACGAGGCCGCGCTGCTGCTGGGCCACGGCATCGACGGCGTGCCGGCGCTCTCCAGTGCGGCGCAGGCGCTGCGCGCGCTGGGCGCGCCGGCGGTGCTGCTCAAGGGCGGGCATCTGCCCGGCGACTGGGTGGTGGACGTGCTGGCGACGGCCGATGGCCGCCAAGAGCGGCTGGAGTCGGCGCGCATCGCCACGCACAACGGCCACGGCACGGGCTGCACGCTGTCGTCGGCGATTGCCGCCTTCCTCGCCCAGGGCCAGCCGCTGGCGCAGGCGGTGCGCCACGCGCGCGGCTACATCCTGGGCGCGATCACCGCGGGGGCCCGGGTGCGCACCGGCCAGGGGCACGGGCCGCTGAACCACGCTTATGCGCCGCGGCTTCAGCATATCGTGCAGACTAGCTGA
- the fdxA gene encoding ferredoxin FdxA: MTHVVSDNCIKCKYTDCVDVCPVDCFVEGPNMLVINPDECIDCAVCVPECPANAIFAEEDVPADEQHFIALNAELTNAPGWKTLARRHEPMPDADEWNGVREKLKYLER; encoded by the coding sequence ATGACCCACGTCGTCTCCGACAACTGCATCAAGTGCAAATACACCGACTGTGTGGACGTTTGCCCGGTCGACTGCTTCGTCGAAGGGCCCAACATGCTCGTGATCAACCCGGACGAGTGCATAGACTGCGCCGTCTGCGTGCCCGAGTGCCCGGCCAATGCCATCTTTGCGGAAGAGGATGTGCCGGCCGATGAGCAGCACTTCATCGCGCTCAACGCCGAGCTGACCAACGCGCCGGGCTGGAAGACCCTGGCGCGGCGCCACGAACCCATGCCGGACGCCGACGAATGGAACGGCGTGCGCGAAAAGCTCAAATACCTGGAGCGCTGA
- the thiS gene encoding sulfur carrier protein ThiS: protein MKVTLNGQSAELPEGARVSDAIAHLAPTPPFAVAVNLQFIPQSAWASQPLRAGDQIEIIAPVTGG from the coding sequence ATGAAAGTCACCTTGAACGGCCAGAGCGCCGAACTGCCCGAAGGCGCCCGTGTGAGTGACGCCATCGCCCACCTCGCGCCCACGCCGCCCTTTGCGGTCGCGGTCAACCTCCAGTTCATTCCCCAGTCGGCCTGGGCCAGCCAGCCTCTGCGCGCCGGCGACCAGATCGAAATCATTGCGCCCGTGACGGGCGGTTGA
- a CDS encoding purine-cytosine permease family protein, which produces MSTPSPARAANNEALTPLASGARAFGWRDHASLWFSLGVGLLVMQVGAYLIPALSTREALAAIVVGSLIGAGLLGWVGKLGCDSGLASAGLMHVVYGRRFASLPIVLNIVQLLGWGAFELVVMRDATVAIGRQAGMLTSSQGPLLATLAWGAVVLALISGSMVALVRKLIARIALPLVVLSLLWLSWQFSGMAQAQGLSALWERSGDGSMGALSAIDLVIAMPVSWLPLVADYARHGRSGRSTLHGTWLGYAIANIWCYGLGVLVALVLPSENLVTALLLAQGGLIALSLILIDEIDNAYGDAYSGSVSLHSLQPRWSIRRWGVVMALACTGFALVLPMHSLEPFLLLLSSVFVPLFGVILGRLAFGVPAAALLSRARAVHWGATLIWLVGIAFYHAAPRFLPALGSSALPTLALCFVLALLTRRPTK; this is translated from the coding sequence GTGAGCACACCATCACCCGCCCGCGCGGCAAACAATGAAGCCCTGACACCGCTGGCCAGCGGCGCACGCGCCTTTGGCTGGCGCGACCACGCCTCGCTGTGGTTCAGCCTGGGCGTGGGCCTGCTGGTAATGCAGGTGGGCGCCTACCTGATACCGGCGCTGAGCACGCGCGAGGCGCTGGCGGCCATCGTCGTCGGCTCCCTCATCGGCGCGGGGCTGCTGGGCTGGGTCGGCAAGCTCGGCTGCGACAGCGGCCTGGCCAGCGCCGGGCTGATGCACGTGGTCTATGGCCGGCGCTTTGCCAGCCTGCCCATCGTGCTCAACATCGTGCAGCTGCTGGGCTGGGGTGCGTTCGAGCTGGTGGTGATGCGCGACGCCACCGTCGCCATCGGCCGGCAGGCGGGCATGCTCACCAGCAGCCAGGGGCCGCTGCTGGCCACGCTCGCCTGGGGCGCGGTGGTGCTGGCGCTCATCAGCGGCTCGATGGTGGCGCTGGTGCGCAAGCTGATCGCGCGCATCGCGCTGCCGCTGGTGGTGCTGTCGCTGTTGTGGCTGAGCTGGCAGTTTTCCGGCATGGCGCAGGCGCAGGGCTTGAGCGCGCTGTGGGAGCGCAGCGGCGACGGGAGCATGGGCGCGCTGTCAGCCATCGACCTGGTGATCGCCATGCCGGTGTCCTGGCTGCCGCTGGTGGCCGACTACGCGCGCCACGGCAGGAGCGGGCGCAGCACGCTGCACGGCACCTGGCTGGGCTACGCGATCGCCAACATCTGGTGCTATGGCCTGGGCGTGCTGGTGGCGCTGGTGCTGCCCAGCGAAAACCTGGTGACCGCGCTGCTGCTGGCCCAGGGCGGCCTGATCGCGCTGTCGCTGATCCTGATCGACGAGATCGACAACGCCTACGGCGACGCCTATTCCGGCTCGGTGTCGCTGCACAGCCTGCAGCCGCGCTGGAGCATCCGCCGCTGGGGCGTGGTGATGGCGCTGGCCTGCACCGGCTTTGCGCTGGTGCTGCCGATGCACAGCCTGGAGCCCTTCTTGCTGCTGCTCAGCTCGGTCTTCGTGCCGCTGTTCGGGGTGATCCTGGGCCGCCTGGCCTTTGGCGTGCCGGCGGCCGCACTGCTGTCGCGGGCGCGCGCCGTGCACTGGGGCGCAACGCTGATCTGGCTCGTGGGCATCGCCTTCTACCACGCGGCGCCGCGCTTCCTGCCGGCGCTGGGCAGCTCGGCGCTGCCCACGCTGGCGCTGTGCTTCGTGCTCGCGCTGCTGACCCGGCGCCCAACAAAATGA